The Oncorhynchus tshawytscha isolate Ot180627B linkage group LG05, Otsh_v2.0, whole genome shotgun sequence genome includes a window with the following:
- the LOC112240699 gene encoding coagulation factor XIII B chain-like isoform X1: MFYSFYFHCIYHLINMKSSLTLLCLVVWVNVDASSAQTEVKCNVSLPPTRGTSYTPADRNLFLPDERVTVTCDSGFWNFFSRQTENTITCKEDGKWSSSTTDCEQIEGACINPTVMNGFLVQSNERNVDPRKSKIYFSCNEGFKPSTGGWWGEATCTEGTWSGIVECIDKSQCGRIPVIPNTRKVPHSEVYNNEQTVTIDCKVGYTSETKTIKCKDGEWQTPLPACRPQGVPCDPPPKVENAIVKIPYKNKYIKGFEVNYECRKSFEIEGHKKLTCENGSWTTPPPTCKQYCGKPEGTGRRMEIPDQVLERYKNGNQIDYTCISPYKDPGGKATCKNGEWHMPVECNASCPDPPPITNGDFTKEKRDVEGVITEVSYQCSRQYTLSFTGSIRCLNGKWPSPPKCLRPCEISTFDAEYNLQNLPKKDYSAHGEKKTLHCKEGYYHKLKRYSPWNIEEIEVKCDDGELQYGEHIPICSHRYS, translated from the exons ATGTTCTATTCCTTCTATTTTCACTGCATCTACCATTTGATCAACATGAAATCATCTCTGACTCTACTGTGTCTGGTGGTATGGGTGAATGTGGATGCTTCATCAGCTCAGACTG AAGTGAAATGTAATGTATCATTGCCACCAACAAGAGGAACCAGTTACACACCTGCTGACAGAAATCTGTTCTTGCCTGATGAACGTGTAACGGTGACCTGTGACTCAGGATTCTGGAACTTTTTCTCACGTCAGACTGAAAATACAATAACATGCAAAGAGGACGGAAAGTGGTCATCTTCTACAACAGATTGTGAAC AAATAGAGGGAGCATGTATCAACCCAACTGTGATGAATGGATTCCTAGTTCAGTCAAATGAGAGGAATGTTGATCCCAGGAAAAGCAAGATATACTTTTCCTGCAATGAAGGGTTCAAACCCTCTACCGGGGGTTGGTGGGGTGAAGCCACATGTACTGAGGGAACATGGTCTGGAATAGTAGAGTGTATTG ATAAATCACAATGTGGCAGAATCCCTGTCATTCCCAACACAAGAAAGGTACCTCACAGTGAAGTCTATAACAATGAACAAACTGTTACTATTGATTGCAAAGTTGGATACACATCTGAAACTAAGACTATAAAATGTAAGGATGGAGAATGGCAAACACCGTTACCAGCTTGTAGAC CGCAAGGCGTTCCATGTGATCCTCCACCTAAAGTTGAAAATGCAATTGTTAAAATCccgtataaaaataaatatataaagggATTTGAAGTGAATTATGAATGTCGCAAGTCCTTTGAAATAGAGGGACATAAAAAACTTACTTGTGAAAATGGGAGTTGGACAACTCCACCACCAACATGCAAAC AGTACTGTGGTAAGCCTGAGGGCACAGGGAGGAGAATGGAGATTCCTGACCAAGTGCTGGAGAGATACAAAAATGGGAACCAAATAGACTATACATGCATTAGCCCATACAAAGACCCCGGAGGAAAAGCAACTTGCAAGAATGGAGAATGGCACATGCCAGTTGAGTGTAACG CAAGCTGTCCTGATCCTCCTCCCATTACTAATGGAGATTTCACAAAGGAAAAGAGAGATGTTGAAGGTGTAATTACAGAGGTGTCCTACCAATGCAGCAGACAGTATACACTGAGTTTCACAGGCAGCATCAGATGTCTGAATGGAAAATGGCCGAGTCCTCCAAAGTGTTTAc GGCCTTGTGAGATTTCCACTTTTGATGCAGAGTACAATCTACAGAATTTACCCAAGAAAGATTATAGTGCGCACGGTGAAAAAAAGACTCTTCATTGCAAAGAGGGATATTACCATAAATTGAAACGTTATTCACCATGGAATATAGAAGAAATTGAGGTGAAGTGTGATGATGGAGAGTTACAGTATGGAGAACACATACCTATAT GTAGCCATCGTTATTCATAG
- the LOC112240699 gene encoding complement factor H-related protein 1-like isoform X4, translated as MFYSFYFHCIYHLINMKSSLTLLCLVVWVNVDASSAQTEVKCNVSLPPTRGTSYTPADRNLFLPDERVTVTCDSGFWNFFSRQTENTITCKEDGKWSSSTTDCEQYCGKPEGTGRRMEIPDQVLERYKNGNQIDYTCISPYKDPGGKATCKNGEWHMPVECNASCPDPPPITNGDFTKEKRDVEGVITEVSYQCSRQYTLSFTGSIRCLNGKWPSPPKCLRPCEISTFDAEYNLQNLPKKDYSAHGEKKTLHCKEGYYHKLKRYSPWNIEEIEVKCDDGELQYGEHIPICSHRYS; from the exons ATGTTCTATTCCTTCTATTTTCACTGCATCTACCATTTGATCAACATGAAATCATCTCTGACTCTACTGTGTCTGGTGGTATGGGTGAATGTGGATGCTTCATCAGCTCAGACTG AAGTGAAATGTAATGTATCATTGCCACCAACAAGAGGAACCAGTTACACACCTGCTGACAGAAATCTGTTCTTGCCTGATGAACGTGTAACGGTGACCTGTGACTCAGGATTCTGGAACTTTTTCTCACGTCAGACTGAAAATACAATAACATGCAAAGAGGACGGAAAGTGGTCATCTTCTACAACAGATTGTGAAC AGTACTGTGGTAAGCCTGAGGGCACAGGGAGGAGAATGGAGATTCCTGACCAAGTGCTGGAGAGATACAAAAATGGGAACCAAATAGACTATACATGCATTAGCCCATACAAAGACCCCGGAGGAAAAGCAACTTGCAAGAATGGAGAATGGCACATGCCAGTTGAGTGTAACG CAAGCTGTCCTGATCCTCCTCCCATTACTAATGGAGATTTCACAAAGGAAAAGAGAGATGTTGAAGGTGTAATTACAGAGGTGTCCTACCAATGCAGCAGACAGTATACACTGAGTTTCACAGGCAGCATCAGATGTCTGAATGGAAAATGGCCGAGTCCTCCAAAGTGTTTAc GGCCTTGTGAGATTTCCACTTTTGATGCAGAGTACAATCTACAGAATTTACCCAAGAAAGATTATAGTGCGCACGGTGAAAAAAAGACTCTTCATTGCAAAGAGGGATATTACCATAAATTGAAACGTTATTCACCATGGAATATAGAAGAAATTGAGGTGAAGTGTGATGATGGAGAGTTACAGTATGGAGAACACATACCTATAT GTAGCCATCGTTATTCATAG
- the LOC112240699 gene encoding complement factor H-related protein 1-like isoform X3 yields the protein MFYSFYFHCIYHLINMKSSLTLLCLVVWVNVDASSAQTEVKCNVSLPPTRGTSYTPADRNLFLPDERVTVTCDSGFWNFFSRQTENTITCKEDGKWSSSTTDCEQIEGACINPTVMNGFLVQSNERNVDPRKSKIYFSCNEGFKPSTGGWWGEATCTEGTWSGIVECIDKSQCGRIPVIPNTRKVPHSEVYNNEQTVTIDCKVGYTSETKTIKCKDGEWQTPLPACRPQGVPCDPPPKVENAIVKIPYKNKYIKGFEVNYECRKSFEIEGHKKLTCENGSWTTPPPTCKPSCPDPPPITNGDFTKEKRDVEGVITEVSYQCSRQYTLSFTGSIRCLNGKWPSPPKCLRPCEISTFDAEYNLQNLPKKDYSAHGEKKTLHCKEGYYHKLKRYSPWNIEEIEVKCDDGELQYGEHIPICSHRYS from the exons ATGTTCTATTCCTTCTATTTTCACTGCATCTACCATTTGATCAACATGAAATCATCTCTGACTCTACTGTGTCTGGTGGTATGGGTGAATGTGGATGCTTCATCAGCTCAGACTG AAGTGAAATGTAATGTATCATTGCCACCAACAAGAGGAACCAGTTACACACCTGCTGACAGAAATCTGTTCTTGCCTGATGAACGTGTAACGGTGACCTGTGACTCAGGATTCTGGAACTTTTTCTCACGTCAGACTGAAAATACAATAACATGCAAAGAGGACGGAAAGTGGTCATCTTCTACAACAGATTGTGAAC AAATAGAGGGAGCATGTATCAACCCAACTGTGATGAATGGATTCCTAGTTCAGTCAAATGAGAGGAATGTTGATCCCAGGAAAAGCAAGATATACTTTTCCTGCAATGAAGGGTTCAAACCCTCTACCGGGGGTTGGTGGGGTGAAGCCACATGTACTGAGGGAACATGGTCTGGAATAGTAGAGTGTATTG ATAAATCACAATGTGGCAGAATCCCTGTCATTCCCAACACAAGAAAGGTACCTCACAGTGAAGTCTATAACAATGAACAAACTGTTACTATTGATTGCAAAGTTGGATACACATCTGAAACTAAGACTATAAAATGTAAGGATGGAGAATGGCAAACACCGTTACCAGCTTGTAGAC CGCAAGGCGTTCCATGTGATCCTCCACCTAAAGTTGAAAATGCAATTGTTAAAATCccgtataaaaataaatatataaagggATTTGAAGTGAATTATGAATGTCGCAAGTCCTTTGAAATAGAGGGACATAAAAAACTTACTTGTGAAAATGGGAGTTGGACAACTCCACCACCAACATGCAAAC CAAGCTGTCCTGATCCTCCTCCCATTACTAATGGAGATTTCACAAAGGAAAAGAGAGATGTTGAAGGTGTAATTACAGAGGTGTCCTACCAATGCAGCAGACAGTATACACTGAGTTTCACAGGCAGCATCAGATGTCTGAATGGAAAATGGCCGAGTCCTCCAAAGTGTTTAc GGCCTTGTGAGATTTCCACTTTTGATGCAGAGTACAATCTACAGAATTTACCCAAGAAAGATTATAGTGCGCACGGTGAAAAAAAGACTCTTCATTGCAAAGAGGGATATTACCATAAATTGAAACGTTATTCACCATGGAATATAGAAGAAATTGAGGTGAAGTGTGATGATGGAGAGTTACAGTATGGAGAACACATACCTATAT GTAGCCATCGTTATTCATAG
- the LOC112240699 gene encoding complement factor H-related protein 1-like isoform X2: MFYSFYFHCIYHLINMKSSLTLLCLVVWVNVDASSAQTEVKCNVSLPPTRGTSYTPADRNLFLPDERVTVTCDSGFWNFFSRQTENTITCKEDGKWSSSTTDCEQIEGACINPTVMNGFLVQSNERNVDPRKSKIYFSCNEGFKPSTGGWWGEATCTEGTWSGIVECIDKSQCGRIPVIPNTRKVPHSEVYNNEQTVTIDCKVGYTSETKTIKCKDGEWQTPLPACRRVPCDPPPKVENAIVKIPYKNKYIKGFEVNYECRKSFEIEGHKKLTCENGSWTTPPPTCKQYCGKPEGTGRRMEIPDQVLERYKNGNQIDYTCISPYKDPGGKATCKNGEWHMPVECNASCPDPPPITNGDFTKEKRDVEGVITEVSYQCSRQYTLSFTGSIRCLNGKWPSPPKCLRPCEISTFDAEYNLQNLPKKDYSAHGEKKTLHCKEGYYHKLKRYSPWNIEEIEVKCDDGELQYGEHIPICSHRYS, encoded by the exons ATGTTCTATTCCTTCTATTTTCACTGCATCTACCATTTGATCAACATGAAATCATCTCTGACTCTACTGTGTCTGGTGGTATGGGTGAATGTGGATGCTTCATCAGCTCAGACTG AAGTGAAATGTAATGTATCATTGCCACCAACAAGAGGAACCAGTTACACACCTGCTGACAGAAATCTGTTCTTGCCTGATGAACGTGTAACGGTGACCTGTGACTCAGGATTCTGGAACTTTTTCTCACGTCAGACTGAAAATACAATAACATGCAAAGAGGACGGAAAGTGGTCATCTTCTACAACAGATTGTGAAC AAATAGAGGGAGCATGTATCAACCCAACTGTGATGAATGGATTCCTAGTTCAGTCAAATGAGAGGAATGTTGATCCCAGGAAAAGCAAGATATACTTTTCCTGCAATGAAGGGTTCAAACCCTCTACCGGGGGTTGGTGGGGTGAAGCCACATGTACTGAGGGAACATGGTCTGGAATAGTAGAGTGTATTG ATAAATCACAATGTGGCAGAATCCCTGTCATTCCCAACACAAGAAAGGTACCTCACAGTGAAGTCTATAACAATGAACAAACTGTTACTATTGATTGCAAAGTTGGATACACATCTGAAACTAAGACTATAAAATGTAAGGATGGAGAATGGCAAACACCGTTACCAGCTTGTAGAC GCGTTCCATGTGATCCTCCACCTAAAGTTGAAAATGCAATTGTTAAAATCccgtataaaaataaatatataaagggATTTGAAGTGAATTATGAATGTCGCAAGTCCTTTGAAATAGAGGGACATAAAAAACTTACTTGTGAAAATGGGAGTTGGACAACTCCACCACCAACATGCAAAC AGTACTGTGGTAAGCCTGAGGGCACAGGGAGGAGAATGGAGATTCCTGACCAAGTGCTGGAGAGATACAAAAATGGGAACCAAATAGACTATACATGCATTAGCCCATACAAAGACCCCGGAGGAAAAGCAACTTGCAAGAATGGAGAATGGCACATGCCAGTTGAGTGTAACG CAAGCTGTCCTGATCCTCCTCCCATTACTAATGGAGATTTCACAAAGGAAAAGAGAGATGTTGAAGGTGTAATTACAGAGGTGTCCTACCAATGCAGCAGACAGTATACACTGAGTTTCACAGGCAGCATCAGATGTCTGAATGGAAAATGGCCGAGTCCTCCAAAGTGTTTAc GGCCTTGTGAGATTTCCACTTTTGATGCAGAGTACAATCTACAGAATTTACCCAAGAAAGATTATAGTGCGCACGGTGAAAAAAAGACTCTTCATTGCAAAGAGGGATATTACCATAAATTGAAACGTTATTCACCATGGAATATAGAAGAAATTGAGGTGAAGTGTGATGATGGAGAGTTACAGTATGGAGAACACATACCTATAT GTAGCCATCGTTATTCATAG
- the LOC112240699 gene encoding coagulation factor XIII B chain-like isoform X5 has protein sequence MFYSFYFHCIYHLINMKSSLTLLCLVVWVNVDASSAQTEVKCNVSLPPTRGTSYTPADRNLFLPDERVTVTCDSGFWNFFSRQTENTITCKEDGKWSSSTTDCEQIEGACINPTVMNGFLVQSNERNVDPRKSKIYFSCNEGFKPSTGGWWGEATCTEGTWSGIVECIDKSQCGRIPVIPNTRKVPHSEVYNNEQTVTIDCKVGYTSETKTIKCKDGEWQTPLPACRPQGVPCDPPPKVENAIVKIPYKNKYIKGFEVNYECRKSFEIEGHKKLTCENGSWTTPPPTCKRPEP, from the exons ATGTTCTATTCCTTCTATTTTCACTGCATCTACCATTTGATCAACATGAAATCATCTCTGACTCTACTGTGTCTGGTGGTATGGGTGAATGTGGATGCTTCATCAGCTCAGACTG AAGTGAAATGTAATGTATCATTGCCACCAACAAGAGGAACCAGTTACACACCTGCTGACAGAAATCTGTTCTTGCCTGATGAACGTGTAACGGTGACCTGTGACTCAGGATTCTGGAACTTTTTCTCACGTCAGACTGAAAATACAATAACATGCAAAGAGGACGGAAAGTGGTCATCTTCTACAACAGATTGTGAAC AAATAGAGGGAGCATGTATCAACCCAACTGTGATGAATGGATTCCTAGTTCAGTCAAATGAGAGGAATGTTGATCCCAGGAAAAGCAAGATATACTTTTCCTGCAATGAAGGGTTCAAACCCTCTACCGGGGGTTGGTGGGGTGAAGCCACATGTACTGAGGGAACATGGTCTGGAATAGTAGAGTGTATTG ATAAATCACAATGTGGCAGAATCCCTGTCATTCCCAACACAAGAAAGGTACCTCACAGTGAAGTCTATAACAATGAACAAACTGTTACTATTGATTGCAAAGTTGGATACACATCTGAAACTAAGACTATAAAATGTAAGGATGGAGAATGGCAAACACCGTTACCAGCTTGTAGAC CGCAAGGCGTTCCATGTGATCCTCCACCTAAAGTTGAAAATGCAATTGTTAAAATCccgtataaaaataaatatataaagggATTTGAAGTGAATTATGAATGTCGCAAGTCCTTTGAAATAGAGGGACATAAAAAACTTACTTGTGAAAATGGGAGTTGGACAACTCCACCACCAACATGCAAAC gacctgagccctag
- the LOC112242479 gene encoding complement factor H gives MFYSFHFYCIYHLINMKSSLTLLCLVVWVNVDASSAQTVCSGPLPNVPDARVTEESVKNEYKEDDIVLFSCNFGFVPVGRISYQCKKNKWVVVRQGKCKPKPCELPDETANGHYRIHVGDDYVFGATIKYTCNDGYQIVSKMDNRTCMVAGWSNHLPLCEVVSCVPEATDGRVVVSGLPDDDGVIQYGHELKFSCPNPAHQLKGNPQVVCAAGGMWNNRFPTCEDVTCEAAEKIKNVNVIGIPQNNNNMKYGHRLQFECSNSKHVLKGKSEVTCSVNGQWSHSIPICYEPKDFCGPPPHVNNGDTMGGTRERYRNGESVHYVCQKYYILDPPSAYKKCRDGIWTQPITCLKPCTVDEELMNTQNIQFKYPPEDQKVYATHGDHTTFMCTGHLRLSPGSVGFHQQCINGVMNLPHCQ, from the exons ATGTTCTACTCCTTCCATTTTTACTGCATCTACCATTTGATCAACATGAAATCATCTCTGACTCTGCTGTGTCTGGTGGTATGGGTGAATGTGGATGCTTCATCAGCTCAGACTG TGTGCAGTGGACCTCTTCCAAATGTGCCCGATGCCAGGGTCACTGAGGAAAGCGTCAAAAATGAGTACAAAGAGGACGACATTGTCCTTTTTTCCTGCAACTTTGGCTTTGTACCAGTAGGCAGAATAAGTTATCAGTGTAAGAAGAATAAGTGGGTGGTGGTCCGTCAGGGGAAATGCAAGC CTAAACCATGTGAGCTCCCTGATGAAACTGCCAATGGCCACTACAGGATCCACGTTGGAGATGACTATGTCTTTGGAGCCACTATCAAATACACTTGCAATGACgg TTATCAGATTGTGAGCAAAATGGACAACAGAACCTGTATGGTGGCAGGATGGAGCAACCACCTGCCCTTATGTGAAG TGGTGAGTTGTGTCCCCGAGGCTACAGATGGACGGGTGGTTGTGAGCGGTCTGCCAGATGATGATGGTGTTATACAGTACGGTCATGAGCTCAAGTTCAGCTGCCCCAACCCAGCACACCAGCTGAAGGGAAACCCACAGGTAGTGTGTGCCGCGGGGGGGATGTGGAACAACCGTTTCCCAACCTGTGAAG ATGTAACTTGTGAAGCTGCAGAGAAGATTAAGAATGTGAACGTGATAGGAATtccccaaaacaacaacaacatgaagtATGGACACAGGCTACAGTTTGAGTGCAGCAACTCTAAACACGTTCTGAAGGGGAAATCAGAGGTCACCTGCTCAGTCAATGGACAGTGGAGTCACTCCATTCCAATTTGTTATG AGCCCAAGGATTTCTGTGGACCACCTCCACATGTCAATAACGGAGACACAATGGGCGGTACCAGAGAACGCTACAGAAATGGAGAATCAGTTCATTATGTCTGCCAGAAATACTACATCCTTGATCCCCCTTCAGCGTACAAGAAGTGTCGTGACGGGATCTGGACACAACCGATAACCTGTCTGA AACCCTGCACTGTGGATGAAGAGCTGATGAACACACAGAACATCCAATTTAAATATCCTCCGGAAGATCAAAAAGTCTATGCCACACATGGAGATCATACCACTTTTATGTGTACTGGTCATCTTAGACTGAGCCCAGGTAGTGTTGGTTTTCATCAGCAGTGTATAAATGGGGTCATGAACTTGCCTCATTGCCAATAG